One window of Gloeothece citriformis PCC 7424 genomic DNA carries:
- a CDS encoding sugar transferase, with protein sequence MTAYSKVSCSQPVKPPFVQPLYEEDHKVHKIDLESIPPHPSIESKIKRAIDIVGSLLGLTLTGIIAIPVMIAMAIYDPGPLLYSQVRCGVNGRQFRIWKFRSMIVGADKMKHLIKNEANGHIFKNENDPRITRVGAFLRRTSLDEFPQFWNVLMGDMSLVGTRPPTPDEVANYEKHHWERLRVKPGITGEWQANGRSTVKDFEDIVKMDLRYQQKWSVLYDLQLIAKTIQVVFNRTGAC encoded by the coding sequence ATGACGGCTTATTCTAAAGTATCTTGCTCTCAACCAGTTAAACCCCCTTTTGTACAACCTTTGTACGAAGAAGATCACAAGGTTCATAAAATTGATTTAGAATCAATCCCTCCCCATCCTTCGATCGAATCTAAAATTAAACGTGCGATCGATATCGTTGGCAGTTTGCTCGGGCTAACTCTAACAGGGATAATTGCTATTCCAGTGATGATCGCTATGGCCATTTACGATCCAGGCCCCTTACTCTATAGTCAAGTGCGCTGTGGAGTTAACGGTCGTCAATTTCGGATCTGGAAATTCCGTTCGATGATCGTCGGGGCTGATAAAATGAAACATCTCATTAAAAACGAAGCCAACGGTCATATTTTTAAAAATGAGAATGATCCTCGGATCACTCGGGTAGGAGCATTTTTGCGTCGTACCAGTTTAGATGAATTTCCCCAATTTTGGAACGTATTGATGGGAGATATGAGTTTAGTAGGAACTCGGCCTCCAACTCCAGATGAAGTGGCTAATTACGAAAAACATCATTGGGAACGTCTCAGAGTCAAACCCGGAATCACTGGAGAATGGCAAGCTAACGGCAGATCAACCGTTAAAGATTTTGAAGATATTGTCAAAATGGATCTGCGTTATCAACAAAAATGGTCGGTTTTGTACGATCTGCAATTGATAGCCAAAACCATTCAAGTGGTCTTTAATAGAACCGGAGCTTGTTAA
- a CDS encoding glycosyltransferase family 2 protein: MLSEVKQNPYLLVVIVNYRTPKLTIDCLHSLVEEIKILPNTKVVVVDNYSGDNSAEQIRAEINTQQWQDWVSFIAAERNGGYAYGNNLGIRPALESDNKPDYVLLLNPDTVVRPKALKVLVDFMEAHPQVGIAGSRLEDPDGTPQHSAFRFHSIWSELDCALRFGPISKLLQSKIIAPPVSDVTCQTDWVAGASMIIRREVFDSVSLLDEEYFMYYEEVDFCLQANRAGWSCWYVPESRVVHLVGQSSGVTVTKVRPKRRPKYWFDSRKRFFIKNYGFIYAVLADLFWMTGFSLWTIRRSIQNKIDNDPPYLLQDFFSNSVIFKFTN, from the coding sequence ATGCTTTCTGAGGTTAAGCAGAATCCCTATTTATTAGTTGTTATCGTCAACTACCGAACCCCGAAACTGACGATAGATTGTTTGCATTCTCTGGTTGAAGAAATTAAAATTTTACCCAACACCAAGGTAGTTGTAGTAGATAACTATTCCGGTGATAACTCAGCCGAACAAATCAGGGCAGAAATTAACACCCAACAATGGCAAGATTGGGTTTCTTTCATCGCTGCCGAACGCAATGGAGGTTATGCCTATGGCAATAATCTCGGTATTCGTCCGGCTCTGGAGTCAGATAACAAACCCGATTACGTTCTCCTTCTTAATCCAGATACAGTAGTACGTCCAAAAGCCCTAAAAGTTTTAGTGGATTTTATGGAAGCTCATCCTCAAGTAGGCATTGCCGGCAGTCGCTTAGAAGATCCTGATGGAACTCCTCAACATTCGGCTTTTCGCTTCCATAGCATTTGGAGTGAATTAGATTGTGCTTTACGCTTTGGGCCGATTTCAAAATTACTTCAGTCTAAAATTATAGCCCCTCCGGTCTCCGATGTGACTTGTCAAACTGACTGGGTAGCCGGAGCAAGTATGATCATCCGCCGAGAAGTCTTTGACTCAGTCTCGTTATTGGATGAAGAATATTTTATGTATTATGAAGAAGTAGACTTTTGTCTCCAGGCTAATCGAGCCGGATGGAGTTGTTGGTATGTTCCTGAAAGCCGGGTAGTTCATCTAGTCGGACAAAGTTCTGGAGTCACCGTTACCAAAGTTCGTCCTAAGCGCCGTCCTAAATACTGGTTTGATTCTCGAAAACGCTTTTTTATCAAAAACTATGGGTTTATCTATGCTGTATTAGCAGATTTATTCTGGATGACAGGGTTTTCTTTGTGGACAATTCGCCGAAGTATTCAAAATAAAATTGATAACGATCCTCCTTATTTACTTCAAGATTTCTTTTCAAATAGTGTAATTTTTAAATTTACCAATTAG
- a CDS encoding serine O-acetyltransferase codes for MQTSPQLTENSQVQETSSRDEKSSLSLFEQIKEDWIAHGKDWTKPGFRAVAIQRFGVWRMNVEPKLLRAPFSILYRALYRFVRNVYGIDLPYTVQLGRRVIIEHESGIIIHGCSVIGDDSIIRQGVTLGNRYLDRPLEAPKLGARVNVGAGAKLLGSITLGDDVNIGANAVVLSDVPAGQTAVGIPAKIIKTRPSQSNDLFVQ; via the coding sequence ATGCAAACCTCTCCTCAACTAACAGAAAATTCCCAGGTTCAAGAAACCTCTTCGAGGGATGAAAAATCTTCTCTCAGTTTGTTCGAGCAAATCAAAGAAGATTGGATTGCTCATGGAAAAGATTGGACAAAACCGGGATTTAGAGCCGTCGCTATTCAACGTTTTGGAGTTTGGCGGATGAACGTTGAACCCAAACTTTTAAGAGCGCCGTTTAGTATCCTATATCGAGCATTGTATCGATTTGTTCGCAATGTTTATGGCATTGATTTACCTTATACGGTTCAATTAGGCCGTCGTGTCATTATTGAACATGAAAGTGGCATTATTATTCATGGCTGTAGTGTTATTGGTGATGATTCTATTATCCGTCAAGGTGTAACCCTAGGAAATCGATATCTCGATCGTCCTTTGGAAGCTCCCAAATTAGGGGCACGGGTTAATGTTGGCGCAGGAGCTAAACTATTAGGGAGTATAACTTTAGGGGATGATGTCAATATCGGAGCGAATGCGGTTGTTTTATCCGATGTCCCCGCCGGACAAACTGCGGTGGGTATTCCTGCAAAAATCATTAAAACACGCCCATCCCAAAGCAATGATTTATTTGTTCAATAA
- a CDS encoding FAD-binding oxidoreductase: protein MTLTDWPTITDELAHLDLITDPTGVAKLSLDYYHFSPILEKKLQDKRGNLVIRPVNESEVLQIAKTCVKHKVPLTVRGAGTGNYGQCIPLEGGIILDTTKMNQIRWIKPGLACVEPGVKMAAFDKKAREIGWELRMAPSTYRTATIGGFIGGGSVGMGSITYGQLRDRGSLRAVRVVTLEDEPRILELRGDEVQKVNHAYGTNGIITELEIPLAPAHPWVELIVVFDEFMTAARFGQALGDSDGIVKKLVSIHAWPIPSYFTALESYLPKGKHCAFVMIADYDLEPFQDLVKEYNGQVTYQKTPQEASKGTSLLEFTWNHTTLLARSIDPNLTYLQTFYFTLERVEQMYHHFGDEAMIHLEFLRFHGKAIPAGLQLIRFTTEERLNEIIRYHEEQGAGIANPHTYILEDGGRKVIDLDQVCFKEKVDPYGLMNPGKMRGWLEREKA from the coding sequence ATGACCCTAACTGATTGGCCAACTATCACTGATGAACTCGCTCATTTAGACCTGATCACTGACCCTACTGGAGTCGCTAAATTGTCCCTCGACTATTATCACTTTAGCCCGATTTTAGAAAAAAAACTGCAGGATAAACGAGGAAATTTAGTCATTCGTCCCGTTAATGAATCAGAGGTTTTACAGATTGCTAAAACTTGTGTTAAACACAAAGTTCCTTTAACAGTTAGGGGAGCCGGAACCGGCAATTATGGACAGTGCATTCCTTTAGAAGGGGGAATTATTCTCGATACTACCAAAATGAATCAAATTCGCTGGATTAAACCCGGACTAGCTTGTGTTGAACCTGGGGTTAAAATGGCAGCATTTGATAAAAAAGCGCGAGAAATCGGTTGGGAATTACGAATGGCCCCGTCTACCTATCGCACGGCTACCATTGGCGGGTTTATCGGTGGGGGAAGTGTGGGCATGGGTTCAATTACCTATGGACAATTACGCGATCGCGGAAGTCTTCGGGCGGTACGAGTCGTTACCCTAGAAGATGAACCTCGTATCCTTGAATTACGGGGGGATGAGGTGCAAAAAGTCAATCATGCCTATGGAACAAATGGAATTATTACCGAGTTAGAAATTCCTTTAGCTCCTGCTCATCCTTGGGTCGAATTAATCGTCGTTTTTGACGAGTTTATGACGGCGGCACGATTTGGTCAAGCGCTCGGTGATAGTGATGGAATTGTTAAAAAACTGGTGAGTATTCATGCTTGGCCGATTCCGTCCTATTTTACCGCCCTTGAGAGTTATTTACCGAAAGGTAAACATTGTGCTTTCGTGATGATAGCTGACTATGATTTAGAGCCTTTTCAAGATTTAGTGAAAGAGTATAACGGTCAGGTAACTTATCAAAAAACTCCCCAAGAAGCGAGTAAAGGGACGAGTTTATTAGAATTTACTTGGAATCATACTACATTACTAGCTCGGAGTATTGACCCTAATTTAACCTATCTGCAAACCTTTTACTTTACCTTAGAGCGGGTCGAGCAAATGTATCATCATTTTGGGGATGAGGCGATGATTCATTTAGAGTTTTTGCGTTTTCACGGTAAAGCTATTCCGGCGGGATTACAATTAATTCGGTTTACGACAGAAGAAAGATTAAATGAAATCATTCGCTATCATGAAGAACAAGGAGCAGGAATTGCTAATCCTCACACTTATATTCTGGAGGATGGAGGCAGAAAAGTTATTGATTTAGACCAAGTCTGTTTTAAGGAAAAGGTTGATCCTTATGGGTTGATGAATCCGGGTAAAATGCGAGGCTGGTTAGAAAGAGAAAAGGCTTAA
- a CDS encoding ABC transporter ATP-binding protein/permease, with the protein MKRFNLKFFKRFWAIARLYWWGEEKRGAIALLALLGVLLVFYTQLSVSLNTQQGDIFSALASKNEDRFWQTVTNFLLILIIYVPLFAGFNFCQEKLGLYWRRGLTNRFLNQYFSDRSYYDLSHSNSNIDNPDQRISEDIRSFTGSSLNFFLLIIQSIFTIVAFSVVLWKISQLLVGFLIIYGLVGTLITTGVFGQTLIKINFDQLKKEADFRFGLVRIRENAESIAFYGGETRENNQLKQFFNRVFENYNRLIIWETLYLGMFQNIYEFVPYILPAVIVAPSVLSGEFEVGTVREAQGAFLRIFMSINIIISRFEQLTSFAAGVDRLYTFHEYLERTKTEEKRDKKHHPTIDTREAHGLAIEHLTLQTPNYQRILFEDLSVSLESGQGLLVMGASGCGKSSLLRAIAGLWKSGTGAIYRPKLNEILFLPQRPYMILGTLREQLLYPNVDVEFSDQKLQKVLEMVNLGNLAERFGGFDVQKDWSEVLSLGEQQRMAFARLLITRPQYAILDEATSALDINNEKNLYQHLRETKTTVISVGHRPSLSQYHQLILEFLEGNRWQLKRTDN; encoded by the coding sequence ATGAAACGATTTAATCTCAAATTTTTCAAGCGGTTTTGGGCGATCGCACGACTCTACTGGTGGGGGGAGGAAAAAAGGGGCGCTATTGCCCTTCTCGCCTTATTAGGGGTGCTATTAGTCTTTTATACTCAATTAAGTGTCAGTTTAAATACTCAACAAGGAGATATTTTTTCGGCTTTAGCCTCTAAAAATGAGGATAGATTTTGGCAAACGGTCACTAATTTTTTACTGATTTTAATTATTTATGTGCCTTTATTTGCTGGGTTTAATTTTTGTCAAGAAAAGTTGGGACTTTATTGGAGAAGGGGGTTAACGAATCGGTTTCTCAATCAATATTTTAGCGATCGATCTTACTATGACCTCAGTCATTCTAACAGTAATATTGACAATCCAGATCAACGGATTTCTGAAGATATTAGAAGTTTTACCGGGTCTTCTTTAAACTTTTTTCTGCTGATTATTCAATCTATTTTCACGATTGTTGCCTTTAGTGTGGTTCTTTGGAAAATTTCTCAGCTTTTGGTCGGATTTTTGATTATTTATGGTCTAGTTGGCACTCTGATTACGACTGGCGTTTTTGGTCAAACCTTAATTAAAATCAATTTCGATCAATTAAAGAAAGAAGCAGATTTTCGGTTTGGATTAGTTCGGATTCGAGAAAATGCGGAATCCATTGCTTTTTATGGCGGGGAAACCCGAGAAAATAATCAGTTAAAACAATTTTTTAACCGAGTTTTTGAAAATTACAACCGTTTAATTATTTGGGAAACTTTATATTTAGGAATGTTTCAAAATATTTATGAATTCGTTCCTTATATTTTACCCGCCGTTATTGTCGCCCCTTCTGTCTTATCCGGAGAATTTGAAGTCGGAACAGTTCGAGAAGCCCAAGGGGCATTTTTACGAATTTTTATGTCTATTAATATTATTATTAGTAGATTTGAACAATTAACCAGTTTTGCGGCTGGAGTGGATCGGTTATATACTTTTCATGAGTATTTGGAGCGGACGAAAACCGAAGAAAAAAGAGACAAAAAACATCACCCGACTATCGATACTAGAGAAGCTCATGGTTTAGCAATTGAACATTTAACCCTACAAACCCCGAATTATCAAAGAATACTTTTTGAAGATTTATCAGTCTCTCTTGAATCCGGTCAAGGGTTATTAGTCATGGGGGCGAGTGGTTGTGGTAAAAGTTCATTATTAAGGGCTATTGCTGGACTCTGGAAGTCAGGAACTGGAGCAATTTATCGACCTAAACTGAACGAAATTTTATTTTTACCTCAGCGTCCTTACATGATTTTAGGAACTCTGCGGGAGCAACTGCTTTATCCTAATGTTGATGTGGAGTTTAGTGACCAAAAACTTCAGAAAGTATTAGAGATGGTCAATTTAGGAAACCTAGCGGAAAGATTTGGCGGATTTGATGTTCAAAAAGACTGGTCTGAGGTATTGTCTTTAGGAGAACAACAACGCATGGCTTTTGCTCGTTTATTAATTACTCGACCTCAATATGCTATTTTAGACGAAGCAACCAGTGCCTTAGATATTAACAACGAAAAAAATCTTTATCAACATCTTCGAGAAACTAAAACAACAGTTATTAGCGTCGGTCATCGTCCTAGTTTGAGTCAATATCATCAGCTAATTTTAGAGTTTTTAGAGGGGAATAGATGGCAACTTAAAAGAACTGATAATTGA
- the rpmF gene encoding 50S ribosomal protein L32 has translation MAVPKKKTSKAKRDQRRATWRRQAALQAQRALSLGKSVLTGRSNSFVYPEDEDEDED, from the coding sequence ATGGCAGTTCCCAAGAAGAAAACCTCAAAAGCCAAACGAGATCAGCGCAGAGCAACCTGGAGACGGCAAGCCGCCCTACAAGCTCAAAGAGCGTTATCTTTAGGTAAATCAGTTTTGACAGGACGCTCCAATAGTTTTGTCTATCCAGAGGATGAAGACGAAGACGAAGACTAA
- a CDS encoding sulfite oxidase-like oxidoreductase, whose translation MLGKFFNKPDPELSDRVPPGQYLTKGFPVLTYGETPQINPEEWQFKVWGMATPKTFTWSDFMSLPHHEFTKDFHCVTRWSKLDVQWTGIKVSDFMKLVELDPKATHVLQHCYGGYTTNLDLEDFWREDNFFAFELFGEPLPSEHGGPMRLVVPHLYAWKSSKWINGLEFLATDQPGFWERNGYHRRGDPWTEERYGGF comes from the coding sequence ATGTTAGGGAAATTTTTTAATAAACCCGACCCAGAGTTAAGTGATCGCGTTCCGCCCGGTCAATATCTAACTAAAGGGTTTCCTGTTCTGACCTACGGCGAAACTCCACAAATTAACCCAGAAGAATGGCAATTTAAGGTTTGGGGGATGGCTACCCCAAAAACCTTTACCTGGTCTGATTTTATGAGTCTGCCTCACCATGAGTTTACCAAAGACTTTCATTGTGTGACTCGTTGGTCAAAATTAGATGTTCAATGGACTGGGATCAAGGTGAGTGACTTTATGAAACTCGTCGAACTCGATCCCAAGGCGACTCACGTCCTACAACATTGTTATGGAGGATATACCACTAACCTCGATCTAGAGGACTTTTGGCGAGAAGATAACTTTTTCGCCTTTGAATTGTTTGGTGAACCTCTGCCTTCAGAACATGGGGGGCCGATGCGGTTGGTTGTTCCTCATCTCTATGCTTGGAAAAGTTCTAAATGGATCAATGGGTTAGAATTTTTGGCCACTGATCAACCCGGTTTTTGGGAACGAAATGGCTATCATAGACGAGGAGATCCTTGGACAGAGGAACGGTATGGGGGATTTTAA
- a CDS encoding ABC transporter permease, with protein sequence MNLARIWAIAANGFREVIRDRIFYFIGFFALILGFAIRLLPNISLGTHEKIFLDLGLGAMALLGAIVAIFVGTGLINKEIDKKTVLVLIPKPLSRSEFIIGKHLGLCAVLAVMLTVMTLIFFTLLTGFQTSYSIGLVFISQLYLLLELALLTAVAIAFGVFTSSILATLLSLGVYLMGHVSVDLLKLGQISKNATIESLTSTLYLILPDLERLNLRNDVTYGMLPSINELISNAAYGIIYTALLLAIAIGIFSRRQF encoded by the coding sequence ATGAATTTAGCTAGAATTTGGGCGATCGCTGCCAATGGATTTCGAGAAGTCATCCGAGATCGGATCTTTTACTTTATCGGTTTTTTTGCGCTGATTTTAGGGTTCGCCATAAGATTACTTCCCAATATTTCTCTAGGAACTCATGAGAAAATTTTTCTAGATTTGGGATTAGGAGCAATGGCACTTCTAGGAGCAATCGTAGCCATTTTTGTAGGAACAGGATTAATTAATAAGGAGATAGACAAAAAAACCGTTCTCGTTTTAATTCCAAAACCCTTAAGCCGCAGTGAATTTATTATTGGCAAACATTTAGGATTATGTGCTGTCTTAGCCGTAATGCTAACCGTGATGACCCTGATTTTTTTTACTTTACTGACTGGATTTCAAACCAGTTATTCTATCGGATTGGTATTTATTTCTCAACTCTATTTATTATTAGAATTAGCTTTACTTACAGCAGTAGCGATCGCTTTTGGAGTATTTACCAGTTCAATTTTAGCAACCCTGCTCAGTTTAGGGGTTTATTTAATGGGTCATGTGAGTGTAGACTTGTTAAAATTAGGACAGATTAGTAAAAATGCTACCATTGAATCCCTAACCAGCACTCTCTATCTCATTTTGCCTGATTTGGAACGACTCAATTTAAGGAATGATGTTACCTACGGGATGTTACCCAGTATTAATGAACTCATAAGCAATGCTGCCTATGGGATCATTTATACGGCTTTACTCTTGGCTATTGCCATCGGCATTTTTTCCCGTCGTCAATTTTAA
- the aroB gene encoding 3-dehydroquinate synthase: MYSRIPVNLPQNSYEIAIASGSLSRLGAEMSTLNLGKKVLLVSNPEIYDYYGEIAVNSLKTAGFEVATHLIPEGEIYKTLDSITQIYDTAVENFLERSSTMIALGGGVVGDMTGFAAATWLRGISFVQVPTSLLAMIDAAIGGKTGVNHPKGKNLIGAFHQPRLVLIDPQVLKTLPPREFRAGMAEVIKYGVIWDANLFSQLEAAKKLDEFSDLDEDLLQTIITRSCQAKADVVSKDEKEAGLRAILNYGHTIGHGIESLTGYSQIIHGEGVAIGMVAAGTIAVKLQLWSEQEANRQDALIKKAGLPTEVPPNVNIEAIIEALQTDKKVKAGKVRFILPQQIGTVTITDQVTSDVIREVLAQIQSKA; the protein is encoded by the coding sequence ATGTATTCCCGTATTCCCGTTAACTTACCCCAAAACTCTTACGAAATTGCCATCGCTTCTGGCAGTTTATCCCGACTCGGTGCTGAAATGAGTACCTTGAACCTAGGCAAAAAAGTTTTACTGGTTTCAAACCCAGAAATTTATGACTATTATGGAGAAATTGCGGTTAATTCTCTCAAAACAGCCGGATTTGAAGTAGCGACTCATTTGATTCCCGAAGGAGAAATCTATAAAACCTTAGATTCTATCACCCAAATTTATGATACTGCGGTTGAAAATTTTCTAGAACGTTCCTCAACGATGATTGCTTTAGGAGGGGGAGTAGTTGGGGATATGACAGGGTTTGCCGCCGCCACATGGTTGAGAGGGATTTCTTTTGTGCAAGTTCCCACCTCTCTTTTAGCCATGATTGATGCTGCTATAGGGGGAAAAACAGGAGTAAATCATCCAAAAGGAAAAAACTTAATTGGCGCTTTTCATCAACCTCGTTTAGTGTTAATTGATCCTCAAGTTTTGAAAACATTACCTCCTAGAGAATTTCGCGCCGGGATGGCAGAAGTGATTAAATATGGAGTCATTTGGGATGCGAATTTATTTAGCCAATTAGAAGCGGCTAAAAAATTAGATGAATTTTCTGATCTCGATGAGGATTTATTACAAACTATTATTACTCGCTCTTGTCAAGCGAAAGCGGATGTCGTCAGTAAAGATGAAAAAGAGGCAGGATTAAGAGCTATTTTAAACTATGGTCATACGATTGGTCATGGGATAGAAAGTTTAACCGGCTACAGTCAAATTATTCACGGAGAAGGGGTAGCGATTGGAATGGTTGCAGCCGGCACAATAGCGGTTAAATTGCAATTGTGGAGTGAACAAGAGGCTAACCGTCAGGATGCTTTAATTAAAAAAGCAGGTTTACCCACAGAAGTTCCGCCTAATGTGAATATAGAGGCAATTATTGAAGCGTTGCAAACTGATAAAAAGGTAAAAGCGGGTAAAGTTCGCTTTATTTTACCGCAACAGATAGGAACTGTAACGATTACCGATCAGGTTACGTCTGATGTTATTCGGGAAGTGTTAGCTCAAATTCAAAGCAAAGCTTAA
- a CDS encoding cupin domain-containing protein produces MNNSTLTSDHCMIPVIKSPKDYQVFRITPHDTNRLAIVFDSTSADDSLTVCVEIFDPGGSTPTHRHNFAVEMFFILKGEGMAICDGKNIPLHPGDSLLVRPTGIHEIRNVGSQRLYAICFMVPNEDFSELIRSGVPEELDEEDLKVLQGIGTF; encoded by the coding sequence ATGAATAATTCTACTCTGACTAGCGATCATTGCATGATTCCTGTAATTAAGTCTCCTAAAGACTATCAAGTTTTTCGGATTACTCCTCATGATACTAACCGTCTAGCCATTGTTTTTGATTCTACCTCGGCGGATGATTCTTTGACGGTTTGTGTCGAAATTTTTGATCCGGGGGGAAGCACTCCGACTCATCGTCATAATTTTGCGGTAGAAATGTTTTTTATTCTTAAAGGGGAAGGAATGGCCATTTGTGATGGTAAGAATATTCCGTTACATCCTGGGGATAGTTTGTTAGTTCGTCCGACGGGAATTCATGAAATTAGAAATGTGGGTTCTCAGAGGTTATATGCGATTTGTTTTATGGTTCCTAATGAGGATTTTTCTGAGTTAATTCGCAGTGGTGTTCCTGAAGAGTTGGATGAGGAAGATTTAAAGGTTCTTCAAGGGATAGGAACATTTTAA